Below is a genomic region from bacterium.
TCTGAGCGGGCATGAATAACCCCACGGATTTTAATGAATTAGAGTTGAAAGGATCTGCTTTGTCGCAAGTGAGGGAATGATCAAATTTAACAGAATATGTTTGGATAGGTCTTAACAGGACTTTCTTCAAGCTTTAGCCCTCGTACTTTTCTTTTCAATAAATCGTACTTGCCTGAAGTTCTGACAAGACACGATCCGTTGTTCAGCAAAGTCAATGCCATACCTGTTTCTCGACGAAAGCCGTTTGACTGCGAAAGCCAAATCTCATGATTTGCTGAAACCTTTCATCAATTGATGAGTATTCTGTCGGGATCGGCCGGCAATCGATGGCTTCAGCTGGTGGTTTTCTAGAATTCTGGGATTTGTAACCCGAGGTAACGAACAAAAGGATCGAAATCGTGGTCGGAATGAAGTAATTCTATTTTGTTCTGGATGCAAAAAGTCGCTATCAGGCAGTCAATCGTCTTACGAATGGTAATTCCTTTATTTCGCAGGAAACGATAGTGATCGACGCTTTTTAAGGCAATATCTTTGCCGACCATCTCTCGCACTTCGAATGTAAGCAGGGCACTTTTCGCTGTCGTATAATCTTGTTTTCTCCTAAAACCCTGAAGAACTTCCGTAAGGATAAGGTCGCCAA
It encodes:
- a CDS encoding PIN domain nuclease, which encodes MLVDSSVWIDYFNGLKSPQTDYFHAVLGQTEILVGDLILTEVLQGFRRKQDYTTAKSALLTFEVREMVGKDIALKSVDHYRFLRNKGITIRKTIDCLIATFCIQNKIELLHSDHDFDPFVRYLGLQIPEF